A stretch of [Clostridium] innocuum DNA encodes these proteins:
- a CDS encoding FAD-dependent oxidoreductase — MGKYSSIFEPLTVKQMTIPNRIVMTPMGTNFGEQNGEMSFLHINYYEQRAMGGTGLIIVENACVDYPCGSNGTTQLRIDHDNYIPRLYKLVETIHKHNTKIAIQLNHAGASAVEERIGMQPVSASDVPNKKNGAAPRALSKEEILHIVDCYAKAAKRAQIIGFDAVEIHAGHSYLINQFLSPLTNKRTDEFGGSYENRARFARLVLEAVRKEVGAQFPIIVRISADEFLEGGNTLEDTLKLLEYFHAEADIIDVSCGLVDSIQYQIDANYLPDGWRSYMAKAVKEAYAKPVITTGNIRDPKVAEDILERGDADLIGMGRQMIADPSWTNKVHYGKEDTIRKCISCNIGCSGHRIGLNRPIRCSVNPSVNEGEEYRSWKVKKPCNVVVIGGGTAGLEAACTAAEVGCTTFLIEKEDHLGGLSVEISKIPDKKRLRDFPDYLIHRAEKLRNLITFTSTEATPSFVKMLKPDFIINATGSTPLLPPISGLRENIDASGSHVSGILGMIQQIDQYPKDLSGKKVCVVGGGAVGLDVVEFFAKRGAAVSIVEMLPVVGKDLDTVTKVGTYDMLEKHNVQVLTSTALQEVHPDHFVVKRTEQMETLDFDYGFVCLGMRAYSPVMEELKQTFADEDVELFNIGDSVRARRIIDGVAEGRNILNALKQKEFL; from the coding sequence ATGGGAAAGTATTCTTCGATCTTTGAACCATTGACGGTGAAACAGATGACGATTCCAAACCGTATCGTCATGACGCCGATGGGAACAAACTTTGGTGAGCAGAACGGTGAAATGAGCTTTTTGCACATCAATTACTACGAACAGCGTGCCATGGGCGGTACCGGACTGATCATCGTGGAAAATGCGTGTGTGGATTATCCGTGCGGTTCCAATGGAACAACACAGCTGCGCATTGATCATGACAACTACATTCCACGGCTGTATAAGCTGGTGGAGACGATTCATAAACACAACACGAAAATCGCGATTCAGCTGAATCATGCCGGAGCAAGCGCTGTGGAAGAGCGTATCGGTATGCAGCCGGTCAGTGCGAGTGATGTGCCGAACAAGAAAAACGGGGCAGCACCGCGTGCCTTAAGCAAAGAGGAAATTCTGCATATTGTTGACTGCTATGCGAAAGCGGCAAAGCGTGCACAGATCATCGGCTTCGATGCTGTTGAGATTCATGCGGGACATTCCTATCTGATCAATCAGTTCTTATCTCCGCTGACAAATAAGCGTACAGATGAATTCGGCGGCAGCTATGAAAACCGCGCCCGTTTTGCAAGACTGGTGCTGGAGGCTGTCCGTAAGGAAGTCGGAGCACAGTTTCCAATCATCGTACGCATCAGTGCGGATGAATTTTTAGAAGGCGGCAATACGCTGGAGGATACGCTGAAGCTTCTGGAATACTTCCATGCGGAAGCGGATATCATTGATGTTTCCTGCGGTCTGGTGGATTCCATTCAGTATCAGATCGATGCGAACTATCTGCCGGATGGATGGCGCTCCTATATGGCAAAAGCCGTAAAGGAAGCTTATGCGAAGCCGGTCATCACGACGGGAAACATCCGTGACCCTAAGGTTGCCGAGGATATTCTGGAGCGTGGAGATGCTGATTTGATCGGTATGGGACGCCAGATGATTGCGGATCCAAGCTGGACCAACAAGGTGCATTACGGAAAGGAAGATACGATTCGTAAATGTATTTCCTGTAACATCGGCTGCTCGGGGCACCGCATCGGCTTGAACCGCCCGATTCGCTGTTCGGTCAACCCAAGTGTCAACGAGGGTGAGGAATACCGCAGCTGGAAAGTGAAAAAACCATGCAATGTCGTTGTCATCGGCGGCGGTACTGCAGGTCTTGAGGCAGCATGTACTGCCGCAGAGGTTGGCTGTACGACCTTCCTGATTGAAAAGGAAGACCATCTGGGCGGATTGAGTGTGGAAATTTCCAAGATTCCGGATAAAAAGCGTCTTCGTGATTTCCCGGATTATCTGATTCATCGTGCAGAAAAGCTGCGCAACCTGATTACCTTTACGTCTACAGAGGCAACACCTTCCTTTGTGAAGATGCTGAAGCCGGATTTCATCATCAATGCGACCGGTTCCACGCCGCTGCTTCCGCCAATCAGCGGACTGCGTGAAAACATTGATGCGTCAGGAAGCCATGTCAGCGGCATTCTGGGTATGATTCAGCAGATTGATCAGTATCCAAAGGATCTCAGCGGCAAAAAGGTTTGCGTTGTCGGCGGCGGTGCGGTAGGATTAGACGTAGTGGAATTCTTCGCAAAGCGCGGGGCTGCCGTAAGCATTGTGGAAATGCTGCCGGTTGTCGGGAAGGATTTGGATACCGTTACCAAGGTGGGAACCTACGATATGCTGGAAAAACACAACGTACAGGTACTGACCTCTACAGCACTGCAGGAAGTGCATCCGGATCACTTTGTCGTAAAACGCACCGAGCAGATGGAAACACTGGACTTCGATTACGGCTTTGTCTGCCTGGGTATGCGTGCGTATTCTCCGGTTATGGAGGAGCTGAAGCAGACCTTTGCGGATGAGGATGTAGAGCTGTTCAATATCGGTGACAGCGTACGTGCCAGAAGAATCATTGACGGTGTGGCAGAGGGAAGAAACATTCTCAACGCATTGAAGCAGAAAGAATTTTTATAG
- the aroF gene encoding 3-deoxy-7-phosphoheptulonate synthase, translating into MIITLKKDAPKAEVEKLIHTFENKGLSVTMIQGDNYNVFGLVGDTSKIDEKLVKAHPFVENVTRIAAPYKKANRLFHPVDTIVDVAGIKVGGNEKIVVIGGPCSVEGDTQIMDIAKEVKNAGGDMLRGGAYKPRTSPYAFQGMGTEGVKCMVHARETYGLPIVSELMSADKIDEFVEHVDLIQIGARNMQNFDLLKAVGRINKPVLLKRGLANTIEEWIMAAEYIMSEGNENVIFCERGIRTFETYTRNTLDLSVVPIIKEKTHLPIIIDPSHATGDWRLVESASLAAIAAGADGLIIEVHNDPENAWSDGAQSLKPERFGEVIRKGRKIAEVIGRSM; encoded by the coding sequence ATGATTATCACATTAAAAAAAGATGCTCCCAAGGCAGAGGTTGAAAAGCTGATTCATACCTTTGAAAACAAGGGGCTGTCCGTTACCATGATTCAGGGAGATAATTACAATGTCTTCGGTCTGGTTGGCGATACCTCCAAAATCGATGAAAAGCTGGTGAAGGCACATCCGTTTGTCGAAAATGTCACACGCATTGCCGCACCGTATAAAAAGGCGAACCGTCTGTTTCATCCGGTGGATACCATCGTGGATGTAGCCGGTATCAAGGTTGGCGGAAATGAGAAAATCGTCGTAATCGGCGGACCCTGCTCCGTTGAGGGTGATACCCAGATTATGGATATTGCAAAGGAAGTGAAGAATGCCGGCGGCGATATGCTGCGCGGCGGTGCATATAAGCCGAGAACGAGTCCCTATGCGTTCCAGGGTATGGGAACAGAGGGTGTCAAATGTATGGTGCATGCCAGAGAAACCTATGGGCTGCCGATTGTCAGTGAGCTGATGAGTGCAGATAAAATCGATGAATTCGTCGAGCATGTGGATTTGATTCAGATCGGTGCCAGAAACATGCAGAACTTTGATCTGTTAAAGGCGGTCGGGCGCATCAACAAGCCGGTGCTGTTAAAGCGCGGGCTTGCCAATACGATTGAGGAATGGATCATGGCTGCGGAATATATCATGTCCGAGGGCAATGAAAACGTCATTTTCTGTGAGCGTGGTATCCGTACCTTTGAAACGTACACACGAAACACACTGGATCTCAGTGTAGTGCCGATTATCAAGGAGAAAACGCATCTGCCGATCATCATTGACCCAAGTCATGCGACCGGTGACTGGAGACTGGTGGAATCCGCTTCCCTGGCAGCGATTGCCGCAGGTGCAGACGGACTGATCATTGAGGTGCACAACGATCCGGAAAATGCATGGAGTGATGGTGCGCAGTCATTAAAGCCGGAGCGCTTTGGCGAGGTGATCCGCAAGGGAAGAAAAATCGCCGAGGTGATCGGGCGCAGTATGTAG
- a CDS encoding M42 family metallopeptidase, producing the protein MDKEFLYDMLRTPSVSGHEIALQKKVIQHMEPVADEILTDATGDVISVVNPHAEAKVLLCGHIDEIGFLVTRICEDGMLKVTKAGGIHPVLYLGTHVQVVCASQVLPGVVVTNRTLESKEQVQVEDLFIDLGFDSKAECERYVSIGDPVCAASEFTELAQGKLAGRALDDRIGAFIILEALKKAKQKQTACGIYAATTCGEETTMRGAYHVATRVQPSCALIVDVTFASDYPGVSGDASGTVKLGGGAVLCSNSMINKPLNAALAAIAEEHQLDVQWEVFAGKAGTDGDVVHFTNGGVPVALISIPLRYMHSSIETASYQDLETIIELISKFLVRFDDSFSFDPFP; encoded by the coding sequence ATGGATAAGGAATTTTTGTATGATATGCTGAGGACACCAAGTGTCAGCGGACATGAAATTGCATTGCAGAAAAAGGTGATTCAGCATATGGAACCGGTTGCGGATGAAATTCTGACGGATGCGACCGGTGATGTGATCAGCGTTGTGAATCCGCATGCAGAGGCAAAGGTTCTGCTGTGCGGGCATATTGATGAAATCGGCTTTCTGGTCACCCGGATTTGCGAGGATGGAATGCTGAAGGTGACAAAGGCAGGCGGTATCCATCCGGTTCTGTATCTGGGGACACATGTACAGGTTGTCTGTGCTTCACAAGTCCTGCCCGGTGTCGTTGTGACAAACCGTACGCTGGAAAGTAAGGAACAGGTGCAGGTGGAGGATTTGTTTATCGATCTGGGCTTTGACAGCAAGGCCGAGTGTGAACGCTATGTTTCCATCGGCGATCCGGTATGTGCTGCGAGTGAGTTCACTGAGCTTGCACAGGGAAAGCTTGCCGGACGTGCATTGGATGACCGTATCGGTGCCTTTATCATTTTGGAGGCATTGAAAAAAGCCAAACAGAAGCAGACTGCCTGTGGAATCTATGCGGCGACAACCTGTGGTGAGGAAACGACCATGCGGGGAGCCTATCATGTCGCAACCCGTGTGCAGCCAAGCTGTGCATTGATTGTGGATGTGACCTTTGCGAGTGATTATCCGGGCGTCAGCGGTGATGCGAGTGGAACCGTGAAGCTTGGCGGGGGTGCTGTATTATGCTCCAACAGCATGATCAACAAGCCTTTGAATGCGGCGCTTGCTGCGATTGCCGAGGAGCATCAGCTGGATGTACAGTGGGAGGTGTTTGCCGGAAAGGCCGGAACGGATGGCGATGTTGTCCATTTTACAAACGGTGGCGTGCCGGTTGCTCTTATTTCCATCCCGCTGCGTTATATGCATTCCTCCATTGAAACTGCAAGCTATCAGGATTTGGAAACGATCATTGAACTGATCAGCAAATTTCTTGTTCGCTTTGATGACAGCTTTTCATTTGATCCGTTTCCGTGA
- a CDS encoding DUF2809 domain-containing protein → MGKQNRRNRCLLVGYVVLVIAAGLLSRSTLPLPNWFREYGGDTLWSMMMYGIFALLFPEARVKSLLIATLLFSYLIECSQLLDYDWLITLRATPLRYLLGQGFVWSDLVCYSTGCILACSLDVIMLKRRHDIYG, encoded by the coding sequence ATGGGAAAACAAAACAGAAGAAACCGCTGCCTGCTGGTCGGCTATGTTGTGCTGGTGATTGCGGCAGGACTGTTATCAAGAAGCACGCTTCCCTTGCCGAACTGGTTTCGGGAATACGGAGGAGATACGCTGTGGTCGATGATGATGTATGGAATCTTCGCACTTCTGTTTCCCGAGGCCAGAGTGAAATCGCTGTTGATCGCTACGCTGCTGTTTTCCTATCTGATCGAATGCTCGCAGCTGCTGGATTATGACTGGCTCATTACGCTGCGTGCAACACCACTACGCTATCTGCTGGGACAGGGCTTTGTATGGAGTGATCTGGTATGCTACAGCACAGGCTGTATATTGGCGTGTTCACTGGATGTGATTATGTTAAAAAGGAGACATGATATTTATGGATAA
- a CDS encoding shikimate dehydrogenase: MRYGLIGEKLGHSFSKDIHERIADYTFDLIPLSKEEFKTFMEKKEFTALNVTIPYKKDVIPYLDEMDEHAKAIGAVNTIVNRDGKLKGYNTDFTGFLYMVKKHNVHMEGKKVLIIGNGGASAAIQAVVQHESAGSMVIIDVVPGNGAISYDEMFSSHLDAEIIINTSPIGMYPRIGNAPIDISMFHKCEAVLDVIYNPILTRLCFEAQEMDIKRVNGLEMLIAQAKQSVEFFLDKSIDDQIIDDIYQDMLRERCNIVLIGMPSAGKTTIGKMLENRMQKEFIDLDDIIIEKAGKSIPEIFEESGEAGFRAIETEAAIEVSKLNNKIIATGGGTIKHKVNMDYLRQNGITIFIDRDVDKLISSDPNRPLSKSTDALEKMHAERLPLYQKYAAYVAVNNSDIESTVTEIEEAYRSILIDAVSD; the protein is encoded by the coding sequence ATGAGATACGGACTAATTGGTGAAAAGCTGGGACACAGCTTTTCAAAGGATATTCATGAAAGGATTGCAGATTACACCTTCGATCTGATACCGCTGAGCAAAGAGGAATTCAAGACATTCATGGAGAAAAAGGAGTTTACTGCATTGAATGTAACCATCCCCTACAAGAAGGATGTCATCCCCTACCTGGATGAAATGGATGAGCATGCAAAAGCAATCGGTGCTGTAAATACAATCGTCAATCGTGACGGCAAGCTGAAGGGCTATAATACCGACTTCACCGGCTTTTTATACATGGTGAAAAAGCACAATGTACACATGGAAGGAAAAAAGGTGCTGATTATCGGAAACGGTGGAGCCAGTGCTGCCATTCAGGCAGTGGTACAGCATGAATCAGCTGGCAGCATGGTCATCATCGATGTTGTGCCAGGAAACGGTGCCATCAGCTATGATGAAATGTTCTCCAGTCATCTGGATGCGGAAATCATCATCAACACCTCCCCGATCGGAATGTACCCGCGTATCGGCAATGCTCCGATCGATATCAGCATGTTTCATAAATGCGAGGCCGTTCTGGATGTGATCTACAATCCGATTCTGACAAGACTGTGCTTCGAGGCGCAGGAAATGGATATCAAGCGTGTAAACGGTCTGGAGATGCTGATAGCACAGGCAAAGCAGTCCGTGGAGTTCTTCCTGGATAAGAGTATCGACGATCAGATCATCGACGATATCTATCAGGATATGCTGCGCGAGCGCTGCAATATCGTATTGATCGGAATGCCCTCTGCCGGCAAGACAACCATTGGCAAAATGCTGGAGAACCGTATGCAGAAGGAGTTCATTGACCTGGATGATATCATTATCGAAAAGGCCGGAAAGTCCATTCCGGAAATTTTCGAGGAAAGCGGAGAGGCAGGCTTTCGCGCCATTGAAACAGAAGCGGCAATCGAGGTCAGCAAGCTGAACAATAAAATCATCGCCACCGGAGGCGGTACGATCAAGCATAAGGTGAATATGGATTACCTGCGTCAAAACGGAATTACGATTTTCATTGACCGCGATGTGGATAAGCTGATTAGCTCCGATCCGAACCGACCGCTGTCCAAAAGCACAGACGCCCTCGAGAAGATGCATGCCGAGCGTCTGCCGCTGTACCAGAAATATGCAGCCTACGTCGCTGTAAACAACAGTGACATTGAATCAACCGTCACCGAAATCGAAGAAGCCTATCGCAGCATTTTAATTGATGCTGTCAGCGATTAG
- a CDS encoding LysR family transcriptional regulator: protein MNLNHLHYFRVLAKTEHYTQAANQLDITQPSLSHAIAALEKDLGCYLFEKQGRNIKLTKYGRIFYEYIDKGLQEVDLGERRLRELTSQENGWIDLAFIYTLGSHYVPHLLQSFLAQSQNRKIKFSLKQGNTTEILQALKEEKYDVAFCSYVDNQPDINFLPIAQEEVVAIVSRSHPLAVHDSVDLARLKEETFVYYDRQSGIRPLLDSLFEQVGIEPNIICEVEEDSAVIGLVAINYGIALVPNIAMLEQFPVKKLTITNPPHERYIYLATVKNRYLPPAVHTFCNFIVHHTSIKNPHTSD, encoded by the coding sequence ATGAATCTGAATCATCTGCACTATTTTCGCGTGCTGGCAAAAACGGAGCACTACACACAGGCTGCCAATCAGCTGGACATCACACAGCCTTCCCTCTCCCATGCCATTGCCGCTCTGGAAAAGGATCTGGGCTGCTATCTGTTTGAAAAGCAGGGGCGCAATATCAAGCTGACGAAATATGGACGTATCTTTTATGAATATATAGATAAGGGACTGCAGGAAGTCGATCTGGGAGAGCGCCGGCTGCGGGAGCTCACCTCCCAGGAAAACGGATGGATCGATCTGGCTTTTATTTACACGCTGGGCAGCCACTACGTTCCCCATCTGCTGCAGAGCTTTCTGGCACAGTCGCAAAACCGCAAGATCAAATTCTCCCTGAAGCAGGGCAATACCACAGAGATTCTGCAGGCGCTGAAGGAGGAAAAGTACGATGTGGCCTTCTGTTCCTACGTGGACAATCAGCCGGATATCAATTTTCTGCCGATTGCACAGGAGGAGGTTGTCGCTATTGTTTCGCGCAGCCATCCTCTGGCAGTGCATGACAGCGTTGACCTTGCCCGGCTGAAGGAGGAAACCTTTGTCTATTACGATCGTCAAAGCGGTATCCGCCCGCTGCTGGATTCCCTGTTTGAACAGGTGGGCATAGAGCCCAACATCATCTGCGAGGTGGAAGAGGACAGTGCCGTTATCGGTCTGGTAGCCATCAATTACGGTATCGCACTGGTGCCGAATATTGCCATGCTGGAGCAGTTTCCGGTGAAAAAGCTGACCATCACCAATCCGCCGCATGAGCGTTACATTTATCTGGCTACCGTCAAAAACCGCTACCTCCCCCCTGCTGTACACACCTTCTGTAACTTTATCGTACATCACACCTCCATTAAAAACCCGCACACCAGTGACTGA
- a CDS encoding pyruvate kinase: MKSLDIYGTLGPSLHTQDALYEMLCMGMNGVRLNLSHVDLTDCEEWLYAFHKAQEHAGVQAKLLIDMKGPELRVGRLREPVLLEERQTVELGKDIPIPVELLAHTAVQQRLLLDDGRILLEVKQVREDALLCTVLHGGVLKSGKSLAPVNGHIELPTLTESDIRNLKAARQYGVTGIMQPFVRNAQDLITVKETLKSIENPDLQVYAKIENMEGVAHLKELFPYCDQIVIARGDLGNAMPLWELPAVQKRIQDICRVHSMPYMVVTQMLDSMMEHPVPTRAEVSDIFHAVYHGASSIMLTGETAAGKYPREAMKYFSETAKSALVCREEVL; this comes from the coding sequence ATGAAATCACTGGATATTTATGGAACACTAGGGCCGTCTCTGCATACACAGGACGCCCTGTATGAAATGCTTTGTATGGGAATGAATGGTGTCCGCTTGAATCTTTCCCATGTGGATTTGACAGATTGCGAGGAATGGCTGTACGCATTCCACAAAGCACAGGAGCATGCAGGCGTACAGGCAAAGCTGCTCATCGATATGAAGGGACCGGAGCTGCGGGTCGGAAGGCTGAGGGAGCCTGTCTTATTGGAAGAACGGCAGACAGTCGAACTGGGGAAGGATATTCCGATTCCTGTGGAGCTGCTGGCTCATACGGCGGTACAACAGAGGCTTCTGCTGGATGACGGTCGTATTCTTCTGGAGGTGAAACAGGTAAGGGAAGATGCCTTGCTGTGTACTGTTCTGCATGGAGGTGTGTTGAAATCGGGGAAAAGTCTGGCTCCGGTGAACGGTCACATTGAATTGCCGACACTTACAGAAAGTGATATCCGCAATCTGAAGGCCGCCAGGCAGTATGGCGTTACCGGAATCATGCAGCCCTTTGTAAGAAATGCACAGGATTTGATCACGGTGAAGGAAACCCTGAAAAGCATCGAGAATCCGGATTTGCAGGTATATGCAAAAATTGAAAACATGGAGGGGGTAGCGCATCTGAAGGAGCTTTTTCCATACTGCGATCAGATTGTGATTGCCAGAGGAGATTTAGGTAATGCGATGCCGTTATGGGAACTGCCTGCTGTACAGAAGCGGATACAGGATATATGCCGTGTACACTCCATGCCGTATATGGTGGTAACGCAGATGCTGGATTCCATGATGGAGCATCCAGTACCTACAAGAGCTGAGGTCAGCGATATTTTTCATGCGGTTTACCATGGTGCCTCCAGTATCATGCTGACCGGTGAAACGGCAGCCGGCAAATATCCAAGGGAGGCTATGAAATACTTCAGTGAAACGGCAAAATCCGCATTGGTCTGCAGGGAAGAGGTGTTGTAA
- a CDS encoding DegV family protein — MVHIITDTSALFTVAEGNDMDVHVIPLCVSIQDEHYRDLCFDTSSFLKKVRSGGIPTTSQPPIGDVLAAYEEHGDEEILNICMADGLSGTYQTALMAKEQAPNADSITVLNSQTLCGPHRYLVEKAVKLRDEGKKAADIVAALKESMAHEHSFLIPQDFSFLKRGGRLKPAAASIGGLLKLKPVMHAVEDGSRLDKFTITRTLSKAADSIISYFREHGVDAAYRISVSHADALADARFFIDRLKNAFPNTELELLKLSPAFITQGGPQCIAVQYIRK, encoded by the coding sequence ATGGTACATATCATTACAGACACATCTGCACTCTTTACGGTTGCGGAAGGAAATGACATGGATGTTCATGTGATTCCTCTCTGCGTCAGTATCCAGGATGAGCATTACCGGGATTTATGCTTTGACACGTCATCCTTTCTGAAAAAGGTTCGCTCAGGAGGTATTCCGACAACCTCACAGCCGCCGATTGGCGATGTGCTGGCTGCCTACGAGGAGCATGGTGATGAAGAAATCCTCAACATATGTATGGCAGATGGTCTGTCCGGTACGTATCAGACAGCGCTGATGGCGAAGGAACAGGCGCCCAATGCAGACAGCATAACGGTATTGAATTCACAGACTCTGTGCGGGCCGCACCGCTATCTGGTGGAAAAAGCGGTAAAGCTTCGTGATGAAGGGAAAAAGGCAGCGGATATTGTCGCAGCCTTAAAAGAAAGCATGGCACATGAGCATTCCTTTCTGATTCCGCAGGATTTCAGCTTCTTAAAGCGCGGCGGGCGTTTAAAGCCGGCAGCGGCCAGTATCGGCGGGCTGTTGAAGCTGAAGCCGGTCATGCATGCAGTGGAGGATGGAAGCCGTCTGGATAAATTTACAATAACACGTACATTGTCCAAGGCAGCAGATTCCATTATCAGCTATTTCCGCGAGCATGGTGTGGATGCGGCCTATCGTATTTCTGTATCTCATGCAGATGCGTTAGCGGATGCACGCTTCTTTATAGACCGATTGAAAAATGCGTTCCCGAATACAGAGCTGGAGCTGTTAAAGCTTTCACCGGCCTTTATCACACAGGGGGGACCGCAGTGTATTGCAGTTCAGTATATTCGCAAATAG
- a CDS encoding shikimate dehydrogenase, producing MAERISGHTELIGLIATPIRHSKSPKMHNEAFAKLGLDYAYLAFEVGNEELEDAVKGFKALKVRGYNVSMPNKTVIGQYLDHLSPAAELCGAVNTVVNDNGVLTGHITDGIGYMRSLKDAGIEPAGKKVTITGAGGAATAIEIQMALDGVKEISIFNRRDEFWERAEQNVKNINEKTSCKATLFDLADTEAFKREIEDSYLFANATGVGMKPLEGQMVIPDASFLRKDLIVTDVVYMPTETELLRVAKEVGCKTMNGLGMMLYQGAAAFELWTGKEMPIDYMKEILDIKF from the coding sequence ATGGCAGAAAGAATTAGCGGACACACAGAACTGATCGGATTGATTGCGACACCGATTCGTCATTCAAAATCACCAAAGATGCACAATGAGGCATTCGCAAAGCTGGGACTTGATTATGCCTATCTGGCGTTTGAGGTAGGAAACGAAGAGCTGGAGGATGCGGTGAAGGGCTTTAAGGCACTGAAGGTGCGCGGATACAATGTATCCATGCCGAACAAAACCGTCATCGGACAGTATCTGGATCATTTATCTCCGGCTGCTGAGCTGTGTGGTGCTGTCAATACGGTTGTCAATGACAACGGGGTATTAACCGGACATATTACCGACGGTATCGGATATATGCGTTCCTTAAAGGATGCAGGAATTGAGCCTGCCGGTAAGAAGGTTACGATTACAGGAGCCGGTGGAGCTGCGACGGCAATCGAAATTCAGATGGCTCTGGATGGAGTTAAGGAAATTTCCATTTTCAACCGCCGCGATGAATTCTGGGAGCGCGCAGAACAGAATGTGAAAAATATCAACGAAAAAACAAGCTGCAAGGCAACGCTGTTTGATCTTGCGGATACGGAAGCATTCAAGCGTGAAATCGAAGACAGCTATCTGTTTGCCAATGCGACCGGTGTCGGAATGAAACCACTGGAAGGGCAGATGGTTATTCCGGACGCAAGCTTCCTGCGCAAGGATCTGATCGTTACCGACGTTGTCTACATGCCAACGGAAACTGAGCTGCTGCGTGTCGCAAAGGAAGTCGGCTGTAAGACGATGAACGGTCTGGGTATGATGCTGTATCAGGGTGCTGCCGCATTCGAATTGTGGACAGGCAAGGAAATGCCGATTGACTACATGAAAGAAATTCTGGATATCAAATTTTAA
- a CDS encoding Nif3-like dinuclear metal center hexameric protein, with amino-acid sequence MRCADILHVIEEHYPLSYALDWDNCGLQTGRFDKDVQTIYIALDAGDAVIADAVTNHADFLITHHPLLFNGIKQIHNQDFIGRRIMELIQKGMCCYAMHTNYDVLRMAEVAAQMLQLKKTKVLEATNEDGKGIGRYGMLPEAMPVFQLCEQIKQTFELQGVQVYGDVSRQVQRIAISPGAGNSMITHALYKQCDVLITGDISHHTGIDAVAQGLAVIDAGHYGIEHIFIQDMAAFLSEKLKGVKIISAPLCHPFTIV; translated from the coding sequence ATGCGCTGTGCTGACATATTGCATGTTATTGAGGAACACTATCCGCTGTCCTATGCGTTGGACTGGGATAATTGCGGATTGCAGACAGGTCGCTTCGATAAGGATGTGCAAACGATTTACATTGCACTGGATGCCGGTGATGCGGTGATTGCGGATGCAGTGACAAATCATGCAGATTTTCTGATTACCCATCATCCACTCCTGTTTAACGGTATCAAGCAGATTCACAATCAGGATTTTATCGGCAGAAGGATAATGGAGCTGATTCAGAAGGGGATGTGCTGCTATGCCATGCATACCAATTACGATGTGCTCCGCATGGCAGAGGTGGCTGCGCAAATGCTGCAGCTTAAGAAAACAAAGGTACTGGAGGCTACTAATGAAGACGGGAAGGGGATTGGACGGTATGGTATGCTGCCGGAGGCAATGCCGGTTTTTCAGCTTTGCGAACAGATCAAGCAAACCTTTGAGCTGCAGGGCGTGCAGGTTTATGGTGATGTAAGCAGGCAGGTTCAGCGGATTGCGATTTCTCCGGGTGCGGGAAACAGTATGATTACGCATGCACTTTACAAACAGTGTGATGTTTTGATTACCGGAGATATTTCTCATCATACTGGCATTGATGCGGTGGCACAGGGGCTTGCTGTGATTGATGCCGGACATTATGGTATTGAACACATCTTTATCCAGGATATGGCGGCATTTCTGTCGGAAAAGCTGAAGGGTGTCAAAATCATATCTGCACCGCTGTGTCATCCGTTTACGATTGTGTAA